The following are encoded in a window of Streptomyces sp. 11x1 genomic DNA:
- a CDS encoding YwqJ-related putative deaminase encodes MSATQAGPSGDPRIGWSTAEQPHAPALLHRRDGILPTVAAALSVRGETLTGTAARGDHAPPLHPLVQEFLDSLATDRRDRFTGRCAEAILISRHITGADAARSKRAARRPMSNGEARKALKQAKLTTRHIREDGDPLHGAFATPCRSCAALSAHFGVRIVDPTQEP; translated from the coding sequence ATGAGCGCGACGCAGGCGGGACCATCGGGCGACCCCCGCATCGGCTGGAGCACCGCGGAACAGCCGCACGCCCCCGCCCTCCTCCACCGCCGCGACGGCATCCTGCCGACCGTGGCCGCCGCCCTCTCCGTACGCGGCGAGACCCTCACCGGCACCGCCGCCCGCGGCGACCACGCGCCGCCCCTGCACCCCCTGGTCCAGGAGTTCCTCGACTCCCTCGCCACCGACCGGCGCGACCGCTTCACCGGCCGCTGCGCCGAGGCCATCCTCATCTCCCGCCACATCACCGGCGCCGACGCGGCCCGCAGCAAGCGCGCCGCCCGCAGACCCATGTCCAACGGCGAAGCCCGCAAGGCCCTCAAGCAGGCCAAGCTCACCACCCGCCACATCCGCGAGGACGGCGACCCCCTGCACGGCGCGTTCGCCACACCCTGCCGCTCCTGCGCGGCCCTCAGCGCCCACTTCGGCGTCCGCATCGTGGACCCGACCCAGGAGCCCTAG
- a CDS encoding SMI1/KNR4 family protein yields the protein MTTGRLGQQAAPPNAAYAGQVVQFPDPVRAARHPRGVRVDAHGYPDFSPYARAAAEIADPPEGFGVDELRLTDYVSANAALAASGHELWDTIPPVATPHGWTWHHAPGGRRLELVPVEVKALLRHHGGIATARVDQHKRGTRPLQETRPAHFGLPKSSAVAVTETQVQGVEEDLGYRLPGAYRSFLKAAGGCAPVGAALDAELGLLVDQPFFTVRDEAAVNDLVYVNKCLRDHLTKDYLAVAFAQGGILAVKVKGDRIGSVWFCAYDDARDVDPSWPPAARVERLLLPAGEDFDAFLSRLAGNPPELETVANLMVDGGFARAVPVAGE from the coding sequence ATGACGACAGGTCGGCTCGGGCAGCAAGCCGCGCCGCCGAACGCGGCCTACGCCGGGCAGGTCGTGCAGTTTCCGGACCCGGTCCGGGCGGCGCGTCACCCGAGGGGTGTCCGTGTTGACGCGCACGGCTATCCGGACTTCTCGCCCTACGCGCGTGCCGCGGCGGAGATCGCCGATCCCCCGGAGGGCTTCGGCGTGGACGAGCTGCGGTTGACGGACTATGTGTCCGCGAACGCGGCGCTGGCGGCGTCCGGGCACGAACTGTGGGACACGATCCCGCCGGTGGCGACGCCGCACGGCTGGACGTGGCATCACGCGCCGGGTGGCCGGCGGCTGGAGCTGGTGCCGGTCGAGGTGAAGGCGCTGCTGCGGCACCACGGTGGTATCGCGACGGCCCGCGTCGACCAGCACAAGCGTGGTACGCGGCCGTTGCAGGAGACCAGGCCGGCGCACTTCGGGCTGCCGAAGTCGTCGGCGGTGGCGGTGACCGAGACGCAGGTGCAGGGCGTCGAGGAGGATCTCGGGTACCGGTTGCCGGGCGCGTACCGGTCGTTCCTGAAGGCGGCGGGCGGTTGCGCTCCCGTGGGGGCGGCGCTGGACGCGGAGTTGGGGCTGCTGGTGGACCAGCCGTTCTTCACGGTGCGGGACGAGGCCGCGGTCAACGACCTGGTGTACGTCAACAAGTGTCTGCGGGACCATCTCACCAAGGACTATCTGGCCGTGGCGTTCGCGCAGGGCGGGATCCTCGCGGTGAAGGTGAAGGGCGACCGGATCGGGTCGGTCTGGTTCTGCGCCTACGACGACGCCCGTGATGTCGATCCGTCGTGGCCGCCGGCCGCGCGGGTGGAGCGGTTGCTGCTCCCCGCCGGTGAGGACTTCGACGCGTTCCTGTCCCGGCTGGCGGGCAATCCGCCGGAACTGGAGACGGTGGCCAACCTGATGGTGGACGGTGGCTTCGCGCGTGCCGTGCCGGTCGCGGGGGAGTGA
- a CDS encoding SUKH-4 family immunity protein, whose amino-acid sequence MVTFAQAQERAEEWINGDLPGYQHREVRVREFELGFVVWAEDRADGPRSDGGAQRLVIARDSGEATLWPSLPVGEVIRRFEEEYGRREAAPAAAPAPAARVDLNQTSFLLTPPEWLQDAADRMGIPDHRTGAGSGVGSGANSGAGASDGGGSRPAAAGAGAVDSGSGAGGSGVPGANGVSGSGGSLPETMAGPVGQSPSAGRGVSDAPADATPWPAAASADDEVRDAVPPRDAEPHDAVPDGATPWAGTDTNAGAEDDRSVPLPDTVFAPQLSEVSDADGAPPPSALPEARTALISGGSQLPRTTVAPAFGVPGADSGAPGGPAQPSQQSPSGPGTPPPGAPQSYGYPQGPGPQGPGTPPPGPSLAPHAGDIADAATSKAAPPPRRGGAAGAPPPPAPPGTPGTPGARPGATPAPQSGPGLPGTPAGGYVPTQLVSALGPDGPGGPGAPGQPGAPGAPNPPGGTPAGGVHHAATMLAGPAVGGPGAPLPPGPPGAPGQPGTPHAPGAPGAPGAPGAPNPPGGTPAGGVHHAATMLAGPAVGGPGAPGAPGTPPGAPGPVHHAETMLAGPPLGGPGAPQPPGPPGMPPGAPHGMPGQPGPPMGAPPAYGYPQPPGGQPTVGPGYQAVLRFRAPDGSEQQVIRRSAPGTPHPEWQIFHELRGMNIPPEAVLELHTELESCELPGAYCARMIREQWPNARITSIAPYGKDHASRQQGMAQLLAHQGELHQVADGPARPAPVRAPLQPVQPAPPVPPEVIGQELAAAFGPGVFRFDQQAVSRQGVPPIVAHTLVVAGLPVDMGPFFWAQAQPGRPVPTLAELAQERGVQPAADAGSYLVMGSDFGKELCVQYGTANIVAVPVEAGPGGAPVPPQFVNTGLPEFVRCLALLGRMWRLRFGLNQEQAGRWTVDFQAQLAALDPAALASPESWWSVLLEEMWDGLL is encoded by the coding sequence ATGGTGACGTTCGCTCAGGCGCAGGAGCGCGCCGAGGAGTGGATCAACGGTGATCTGCCGGGCTACCAGCACCGTGAGGTGCGGGTCCGGGAGTTCGAGCTCGGGTTCGTGGTGTGGGCGGAGGACCGGGCGGACGGCCCGCGTTCCGACGGTGGCGCGCAGCGGCTGGTGATCGCCCGGGACAGCGGGGAGGCCACGCTGTGGCCTTCGCTGCCGGTGGGTGAGGTGATCCGCCGGTTCGAGGAGGAGTACGGCCGTAGGGAGGCCGCTCCGGCCGCCGCGCCGGCGCCTGCGGCCCGGGTGGACCTGAACCAGACGTCGTTCCTGCTGACTCCGCCGGAGTGGTTGCAGGACGCGGCGGACCGGATGGGGATTCCGGACCACCGCACCGGTGCGGGTTCGGGGGTCGGCTCCGGGGCCAACTCCGGTGCGGGTGCGTCCGATGGTGGCGGGTCCCGTCCTGCGGCCGCTGGCGCGGGTGCCGTCGATTCCGGTTCAGGTGCGGGTGGTTCCGGTGTCCCGGGTGCCAACGGGGTGTCCGGGAGCGGTGGTTCGCTGCCCGAGACGATGGCGGGGCCGGTCGGCCAGTCGCCCTCGGCCGGCCGGGGGGTGTCCGACGCGCCCGCCGACGCCACGCCGTGGCCGGCCGCGGCGTCGGCGGACGACGAGGTGCGGGACGCGGTGCCGCCGAGGGACGCCGAGCCGCACGACGCGGTGCCCGACGGGGCGACCCCGTGGGCGGGTACGGACACCAACGCCGGAGCCGAGGACGACCGTTCGGTGCCGTTGCCGGACACCGTGTTCGCGCCCCAGCTGTCCGAGGTGAGCGACGCGGACGGCGCCCCGCCGCCCAGTGCGCTGCCGGAGGCCAGGACGGCGTTGATCTCCGGCGGCAGCCAGCTCCCACGTACGACGGTGGCGCCGGCCTTCGGTGTCCCTGGTGCCGACTCGGGCGCACCGGGCGGCCCCGCGCAGCCGTCGCAGCAGTCTCCGTCCGGCCCGGGGACCCCGCCGCCGGGTGCGCCGCAGTCGTACGGCTATCCGCAGGGACCCGGTCCGCAGGGGCCCGGTACGCCCCCTCCGGGGCCCTCGCTCGCGCCGCACGCCGGTGACATCGCCGACGCCGCCACCAGCAAGGCCGCGCCGCCGCCGCGCCGGGGCGGTGCGGCCGGTGCGCCGCCGCCTCCGGCTCCGCCCGGGACCCCCGGCACGCCGGGTGCGCGTCCGGGCGCCACGCCTGCGCCGCAGTCCGGTCCCGGTCTTCCGGGCACCCCGGCGGGCGGGTACGTGCCGACCCAACTGGTCTCCGCCCTCGGGCCGGACGGTCCGGGGGGCCCGGGGGCTCCCGGTCAGCCGGGTGCGCCCGGTGCGCCGAATCCGCCCGGTGGTACGCCCGCCGGTGGTGTGCATCACGCGGCGACGATGCTGGCCGGGCCCGCCGTGGGCGGGCCGGGCGCGCCGCTGCCGCCGGGGCCCCCTGGGGCTCCGGGCCAGCCGGGCACTCCGCACGCTCCCGGCGCCCCGGGTGCGCCCGGTGCTCCTGGTGCGCCGAATCCGCCCGGTGGTACGCCCGCCGGTGGTGTGCACCATGCGGCGACGATGCTGGCCGGGCCCGCCGTGGGCGGTCCGGGTGCCCCCGGGGCTCCGGGGACACCGCCGGGTGCCCCCGGTCCCGTGCACCACGCCGAGACGATGCTGGCCGGGCCGCCGCTCGGTGGTCCCGGGGCTCCGCAGCCGCCCGGTCCGCCCGGGATGCCGCCGGGTGCTCCCCATGGGATGCCCGGTCAGCCGGGGCCGCCGATGGGCGCCCCGCCGGCGTACGGCTATCCGCAGCCGCCCGGCGGGCAGCCGACCGTGGGCCCCGGCTACCAGGCCGTCCTGCGCTTCCGGGCGCCGGACGGGTCCGAGCAGCAGGTGATCCGGCGTTCCGCGCCGGGCACGCCGCACCCGGAGTGGCAGATCTTCCATGAGCTGCGCGGGATGAACATCCCGCCGGAGGCCGTGCTGGAGCTGCACACCGAGCTGGAGTCGTGCGAGCTGCCCGGGGCGTACTGCGCGCGGATGATCCGTGAGCAGTGGCCGAACGCGCGCATCACCTCCATCGCCCCGTACGGCAAGGACCACGCGAGCCGGCAGCAGGGTATGGCCCAACTCCTCGCTCACCAGGGCGAGTTGCATCAGGTCGCGGACGGTCCCGCGCGGCCCGCGCCGGTGCGGGCGCCGTTGCAGCCGGTGCAGCCGGCGCCGCCGGTCCCGCCGGAGGTGATCGGGCAGGAGCTGGCGGCGGCGTTCGGGCCGGGGGTGTTCCGGTTCGACCAGCAGGCGGTGTCGCGGCAGGGCGTTCCGCCGATCGTGGCGCACACCCTGGTCGTCGCCGGGCTGCCGGTGGACATGGGCCCCTTCTTCTGGGCGCAGGCCCAGCCGGGGCGTCCGGTGCCGACGCTGGCGGAGCTGGCGCAGGAACGGGGGGTGCAGCCGGCGGCCGACGCGGGCTCGTACCTCGTCATGGGCAGCGACTTCGGCAAGGAGCTCTGTGTGCAGTACGGCACGGCGAACATCGTGGCCGTGCCGGTGGAGGCGGGGCCGGGCGGTGCGCCCGTACCGCCGCAGTTCGTGAACACGGGTCTGCCCGAGTTCGTGCGCTGTCTGGCTCTGCTCGGGCGGATGTGGCGGCTGCGGTTCGGTCTCAACCAGGAGCAGGCGGGCCGGTGGACCGTCGACTTCCAGGCGCAGCTGGCTGCCCTCGACCCGGCGGCGCTGGCGTCGCCGGAGAGCTGGTGGTCGGTGCTGTTGGAGGAGATGTGGGACGGGTTGCTGTGA
- a CDS encoding cellulose-binding protein, translating into MSSAPTAPHDFEFDVVRRGYRPEEVDAHAAALSRDRDAAWERAARLTVLAREMGADLDVLRETVAGLAPQTYEALGGRARELFELGVAEAEAVREGGREEARRIVADAEEAGQRLRGAAQAYADKVRDEAEERARQVLLAAQAEADELRIEARRGVKEGRGEALAALRETRERAEEMLAELQREYDERVAGIEREVAEREAAFDEGLAERVARAEAELAAAERGFAEAEADVARMGEEAEERAAEALAEARRREEWVARETERVLREHGERWDDVRAHMDCIRESLSALTE; encoded by the coding sequence ATGAGCAGCGCACCGACGGCACCCCATGACTTCGAGTTCGACGTCGTACGGCGTGGCTACCGTCCCGAGGAGGTCGACGCCCACGCGGCGGCCCTCTCCCGGGACCGTGACGCCGCCTGGGAGCGGGCCGCCCGGCTGACCGTGCTGGCCCGGGAGATGGGCGCGGACCTCGACGTGCTGCGCGAGACGGTCGCCGGGCTCGCCCCGCAGACGTACGAGGCGCTCGGCGGGCGGGCGCGGGAACTGTTCGAGCTCGGTGTCGCGGAGGCCGAGGCCGTCCGTGAGGGCGGGCGCGAGGAAGCCCGGCGGATCGTCGCGGACGCGGAGGAGGCGGGGCAGCGGCTGCGGGGGGCTGCGCAGGCGTACGCCGACAAGGTGCGGGACGAGGCCGAGGAGCGGGCCCGGCAGGTGTTGCTGGCGGCTCAGGCCGAGGCGGACGAACTGCGGATCGAGGCCCGGCGTGGGGTGAAGGAGGGGCGGGGCGAGGCGTTGGCCGCGCTGCGGGAGACGCGGGAGCGGGCGGAGGAGATGCTCGCGGAGCTCCAGAGGGAGTACGACGAGCGGGTGGCCGGGATCGAGCGGGAGGTGGCCGAGCGGGAGGCCGCGTTCGACGAGGGGCTGGCCGAACGGGTCGCGCGTGCGGAGGCGGAGCTTGCCGCGGCCGAGCGGGGGTTCGCCGAGGCGGAGGCCGATGTGGCGCGGATGGGGGAGGAGGCGGAGGAGCGGGCCGCGGAGGCGCTGGCGGAGGCGCGGCGGCGCGAGGAGTGGGTGGCCCGGGAGACCGAGAGGGTGCTGCGGGAGCACGGGGAGAGGTGGGACGACGTTCGGGCGCACATGGACTGCATCCGGGAGAGTCTGTCGGCTCTGACGGAGTAG
- a CDS encoding cation acetate symporter produces MSLVGFTAVATITLLLCVMTGPDRDDLDEFYTGYGSLSPMRNGLAIAGDYISAATVLGTGGVIALFGYDGVVLALSTALSLMLLMFLLAEPLRNAGRFTMGDALARRMPGRSVRVVACVVTIAALMPMMLVQLAGTGDLLAFILGFSSDSLKTGVVVIVGALMIGYAAIGGMKGTALIQILKIVMLLGSGALVAVLILHKFDWNPGLLLDAAAEKSGIGTGYLHSGLQFSSGPHPELDMISAQLTVVLGGACLPHITMRMYTANSARQVRRSLSWAVPSVALFVLIISVIGFGATALIGREVIATADPQGNTAYLLGSMAAFGTEVSTAETLLFTTVTTAVFLTLLASVAGMILACANSLAHDVFAARAGEPLTPRREMTVARLSACAVGVTAIVLATMVQHRNLQPLVTLSFCLGASAIAPALVYGLFWRRYTRTGLMYTLIGGSLSVLVLMTGTNLVSGSPHSAFPGADFNWFPFTTTGLVSIPLGFAFGWLGTTLSGRPRAEEQRRQYEAVEGWILAGATRRGD; encoded by the coding sequence ATGTCGCTCGTCGGGTTCACGGCGGTCGCCACCATCACGCTCCTCCTGTGCGTGATGACGGGCCCCGACCGGGACGACCTCGACGAGTTCTACACGGGCTACGGCTCGCTCTCCCCGATGCGCAACGGCCTCGCCATCGCCGGCGACTACATCTCGGCGGCGACGGTACTGGGCACCGGCGGCGTGATCGCCCTCTTCGGCTACGACGGCGTCGTCCTCGCCCTGAGCACGGCCCTCTCCCTGATGCTGCTGATGTTCCTGCTGGCCGAACCCCTGCGCAACGCGGGCCGGTTCACCATGGGCGACGCGCTGGCCCGGCGGATGCCCGGCCGCTCCGTCCGCGTCGTCGCCTGTGTGGTCACGATCGCGGCGCTGATGCCGATGATGCTGGTCCAACTCGCGGGCACCGGGGACCTGCTGGCGTTCATCCTCGGCTTCTCCAGCGACAGCCTGAAGACCGGTGTCGTGGTGATCGTCGGCGCGCTGATGATCGGCTACGCGGCGATCGGCGGCATGAAGGGCACCGCCCTCATCCAGATCCTCAAGATCGTGATGCTGCTCGGCTCGGGTGCGCTCGTCGCCGTCCTGATCCTGCACAAGTTCGACTGGAACCCCGGCCTGCTGCTCGACGCGGCGGCCGAGAAGAGCGGTATCGGCACCGGCTACCTCCACTCCGGCCTGCAGTTCTCCAGCGGCCCGCACCCCGAACTCGACATGATCAGCGCCCAGTTGACGGTCGTCCTCGGCGGGGCCTGCCTCCCGCACATCACCATGCGCATGTACACCGCGAACAGCGCCCGCCAGGTCCGTCGCTCACTGTCCTGGGCGGTCCCGTCCGTGGCCCTCTTCGTCCTGATCATCTCGGTGATCGGATTCGGCGCGACGGCGCTGATCGGCCGCGAGGTGATCGCGACGGCCGACCCCCAGGGCAACACGGCCTATCTGCTGGGGTCGATGGCGGCGTTCGGCACGGAGGTGTCCACGGCGGAGACCCTGCTCTTCACCACGGTCACGACGGCCGTCTTCCTGACGCTGCTCGCCTCCGTGGCCGGCATGATCCTCGCCTGCGCCAACTCCCTCGCCCACGACGTCTTCGCGGCCCGCGCCGGCGAACCGCTCACGCCCCGCCGCGAGATGACCGTCGCCAGGCTCTCGGCGTGCGCGGTCGGCGTCACGGCGATCGTCCTCGCCACGATGGTCCAGCACCGCAACCTCCAGCCGCTGGTCACGCTCTCGTTCTGCCTGGGCGCCTCCGCCATCGCGCCCGCCCTGGTCTACGGACTCTTCTGGCGCCGCTACACCCGTACGGGGCTGATGTACACCCTCATCGGCGGCTCCCTCTCGGTCCTGGTCCTCATGACCGGCACCAACCTGGTCTCCGGCTCCCCCCACTCGGCCTTCCCCGGAGCCGACTTCAACTGGTTCCCCTTCACCACCACGGGCCTCGTCTCCATCCCCCTGGGCTTCGCCTTCGGCTGGCTGGGCACCACCCTCTCGGGCCGCCCCAGGGCAGAGGAACAACGCCGCCAGTACGAGGCGGTGGAGGGCTGGATCCTGGCAGGCGCGACACGAAGAGGCGACTGA
- a CDS encoding DUF485 domain-containing protein, which translates to MTDPFSSPPHRTPHPSPSPQHRPYPPHTSSPSYSSPSYQTYPRVPQEPEQQPDQGAPRHPSPGHHSDLRVLRGAYRWQRRVATLTALGYFVLFLLLSAFAPSFMTSEISGGLSTGLLLGLLQVPVTCLAIWLYEHTARLRVDPLADRIRELAAVDARRRAVR; encoded by the coding sequence CGACCCGTTCTCGTCACCCCCGCACCGAACCCCGCACCCGTCCCCGTCCCCGCAGCATCGCCCGTACCCGCCGCACACCTCGTCCCCCTCGTACTCGTCCCCCTCGTACCAGACCTATCCCCGGGTCCCCCAGGAACCGGAACAGCAGCCGGACCAGGGCGCGCCGCGCCATCCCTCCCCCGGCCACCACAGCGACCTGCGGGTACTGCGCGGCGCCTACCGCTGGCAGCGACGGGTGGCGACACTGACGGCTCTCGGCTACTTCGTGCTGTTCCTCCTGCTGTCCGCGTTCGCCCCCTCGTTCATGACGAGCGAGATCAGCGGCGGACTCTCCACGGGCCTGTTGCTCGGCCTCCTCCAGGTACCGGTGACCTGCCTCGCCATCTGGCTCTACGAGCACACCGCCCGCCTGCGCGTCGACCCGCTGGCCGACCGCATCCGCGAACTGGCGGCGGTCGACGCGAGGCGGAGGGCTGTCCGATGA